In Methanooceanicella nereidis, the genomic stretch GGCAGAAGCCTGGACAATGTAATTTCCAGGTACAGGGTAAGGGATATAAAAAAGATCCATCTTGCGATAATGTACGATGACTCGAACTCGATGACAGCATGGTGGAGAAACCAAACGATGGCGGCCACGATCCCAGAAAGCAGGTCGCCTCAGACATATTCTAAGATCGCGTGCATATCGCTCATGGAAGGCCTATCCAGGAACATGGACATGAACCTGTGGACTTTCGGAAGCAAAGCGGACGGGCCTTTTAACATAGATAACAACATGTATAAGGAGCTTTTAATCAGAAATGGCTCGGGCGGCACCAGGCTTGATCTTGCCCTTGAATCCGTCATTGATTTTGGGTGGGATAAAAAATCGGGCATCAAGATACTTATCGTGCTTACGGACGGCATTCCAGAGATGGGAAGGAGCGTTTACGACGAGGATGTCATGATAAACATAAAAACCCTGGACCTGCTGCAGGACATGTTGAACAAGAAAGTGAAAGTGCTATACCTCCAGCTGTTGACCGATGAGTCGCGGAAATTTAAAAAGAGCGGCGGCTACACGATGAAGGAGTTCGGCAAGAACCTGGAAAAAATGGGCTGTAACGTTATCAATGTAGATACGGCTTCCAGGATCAGTGATTCGCTGTTTAACGGGCTTTATTCGGTCGTTAAAAAGTTATGAAAAAACTTCATTTTAAAAAATCTCTTTTGAACAGGCATCGTATTTTATGCCTGACCGGATTTACATAAAAGCGCCTCTTTATAGTATACTATCTTTTAAAATAATACCGATAAGTAAGATAAAATCAATGTGAATAAATTTATTATAAATATATTGATATTCTAAAAATAGACTGGCAGTTACGGCTTTTTTATAAGTGCAAAGTTATAAATGATTTTATGCCAGATTACTACCTGGTGATATTTTTGATGCGCGTTGTCCAAAACGCATTACAGGGCAGAGCCGATTATTTTGACATAAGGATCACTGACGTGACGAACACGATCCTTGAGCTAAAGAAAAACGAAGTCTCTAAGGCTATCTCGGGAAAAGATACCGGAGCCTGCGTACGTGTTTTATATGGCGGTGCATGGGGATTTGCCAGCACACCGGATATTAGCGAGGAGTCGATCAGGGACGCTGCAGACAAGGCCGCCAGGATCGCCAGGGGAGTGAGCGAGAGCGTAAAAGAAAAGACAGAACTTGCTGCCGTTAAGCCTGTGATCGATGAAGTCACTATAGAAATGAAAAAGAGCATCATGGACACTTCTATTGAAAAGAAACTTGACCTGTTATTATCCACGTTCGACGTCGTGAAAGATTATGATTTTATCGTGAACTCGACAGCATCCTA encodes the following:
- a CDS encoding VWA domain-containing protein, whose translation is MIFADEQKLLEACAYCTKDPNDVHAYEDFLNGCRSIGRNFLRLYQIMPPTIERMVYTGYCGNGIISQHKTMSGFCSSGRSLDNVISRYRVRDIKKIHLAIMYDDSNSMTAWWRNQTMAATIPESRSPQTYSKIACISLMEGLSRNMDMNLWTFGSKADGPFNIDNNMYKELLIRNGSGGTRLDLALESVIDFGWDKKSGIKILIVLTDGIPEMGRSVYDEDVMINIKTLDLLQDMLNKKVKVLYLQLLTDESRKFKKSGGYTMKEFGKNLEKMGCNVINVDTASRISDSLFNGLYSVVKKL